A stretch of DNA from Halorubrum sp. BOL3-1:
TGTAGAGATGGCATCCAGCGACGACGACGACTGGGCGGCACAGGTCCGGGCACAGCGGCGGGCGAAGACCGAACACTTCCGCGATTCGGGCCGGTCGCCGCTGCCCGTCTCGATGCGGGGCGACGCGTTCCCCGGACTCGACTACTTCGAGCCGGACCCGGCGTACCGGTTCGTCCTCCCGCTTCACGAACACGACGAGCCGGAGACCGTCACCGTCGAGACGACGGCGGACGGCGAGCAGACGTTTCGGCGGGCGGGGGAGTTCCGGTTCGAGGTCGACGGGGAGGCGGTGACGCTTCAGGCGTACCGGCCGGCCGACGGCGAGGACCGCCTCTGGGTGCCGTTCCGCGACGCGACCGGCGGCGAGGAGACGTACGGCGCCGGGCGGTACCTCGATTTAGAACCCGACCGCGACCGCGTCGACGGCGAGTGGATACTGGACTTCAACCTCGCGTACAACCCCACGTGCGCGTACAACCACGCCTACGAGTGCCCGCTCGTTCCGGGCGAGAACTGGCTGGAGGTCGCGATCGAGGCCGGCGAGCGGGACTTCCCCGGCGAGCCGGCCGGGGCGGATCACTGATCGGCAGCGTCGGGCGCCGACCGGCGGCGCGGACCGCTGACCGGCGACGCAGGTCACTGATTCCCGGCGCGGACCGCTGACCGGCGCGTGGCCCACCGACCGGCGACGCGACTTCCGACGGAAGAGGGGTCTAGTGTACTCTTTTCACATGTCGTGTTTCTCGTTCCCACGGGCTCGGACGCGGATGACAAC
This window harbors:
- a CDS encoding DUF1684 domain-containing protein, coding for MASSDDDDWAAQVRAQRRAKTEHFRDSGRSPLPVSMRGDAFPGLDYFEPDPAYRFVLPLHEHDEPETVTVETTADGEQTFRRAGEFRFEVDGEAVTLQAYRPADGEDRLWVPFRDATGGEETYGAGRYLDLEPDRDRVDGEWILDFNLAYNPTCAYNHAYECPLVPGENWLEVAIEAGERDFPGEPAGADH